The following coding sequences are from one bacterium window:
- the fabZ gene encoding 3-hydroxyacyl-ACP dehydratase FabZ: protein MNTSEEIFDLIPHRYPMLLVDRILELDTEANSIVAMKNVSLNEAFFQGHFPGRPVMPGVLQIEALAQASLLCIFKLGLAVKGTDVFFAGIDSAKFRRVVFPGDQLRLESQLVRNRGKFWKMKCTASVDGEISTEAVINAISA from the coding sequence ATGAATACGTCGGAAGAAATTTTCGATCTGATCCCCCACCGGTATCCGATGTTGCTGGTGGACAGGATTTTGGAGTTGGATACGGAAGCGAATTCCATCGTTGCCATGAAGAATGTTTCTTTGAACGAGGCGTTTTTTCAGGGGCACTTTCCGGGGCGGCCCGTGATGCCGGGCGTGCTCCAGATTGAGGCGCTGGCCCAGGCGTCTTTGCTCTGTATCTTCAAGCTGGGGCTTGCCGTGAAGGGAACCGACGTCTTTTTCGCGGGAATCGACAGCGCCAAGTTCCGCCGCGTCGTTTTTCCCGGCGATCAGCTTCGCCTGGAATCGCAGCTGGTGAGAAACCGCGGGAAGTTTTGGAAAATGAAATGTACGGCCTCGGTGGATGGAGAAATCTCCACGGAGGCTGTCATCAACGCTATCTCTGCTTAG
- the lpxD gene encoding UDP-3-O-(3-hydroxymyristoyl)glucosamine N-acyltransferase yields the protein MHLSDIAKRIGGEFIGSEDPDIRDVAEYELATPDTISVADSPRRLDRPSEAGALIVPPGLEPGKPVIQCENPMLGFIRAILLFRSPEKISPGIHPSAQIDATVRLGAAVSVGPWASINAEAQVGDRSAIGAGVRIGERVRLGEDCVIHPNCVFYPGVRLGNRVIVHAGTVIGTDGFGYVPDEGGKLVKFPQTGTVVIEDDVEIGANVTIDRAALSETRIGRGTKIDNMVQVGHNVKIGENCAIAGQVGISGSARIGNGVLVGGQVGIADHVEVGDFARIGAQAGVTKNLEGGKTYLDAPATEIGEARRRVAAYRRLPELMRRVATIESDLKKGEQ from the coding sequence ATGCACCTTTCGGATATCGCCAAGCGGATCGGGGGCGAGTTCATCGGCTCAGAGGATCCTGACATCCGAGATGTGGCTGAATACGAACTTGCAACGCCGGACACGATCAGTGTCGCGGACTCTCCCCGCCGGCTGGACCGCCCTTCTGAAGCCGGAGCGCTCATTGTCCCGCCTGGCCTAGAGCCCGGGAAACCCGTCATCCAGTGTGAAAACCCGATGCTGGGATTCATTCGGGCGATCCTCCTGTTCCGATCGCCGGAAAAAATCTCCCCCGGGATTCATCCATCGGCCCAGATAGATGCCACTGTCCGTCTTGGTGCGGCGGTATCCGTCGGCCCCTGGGCGTCCATAAACGCAGAGGCGCAGGTGGGGGATCGTTCCGCGATCGGTGCGGGCGTTCGGATCGGAGAGCGGGTCAGGCTTGGCGAGGACTGCGTGATCCATCCGAATTGTGTCTTCTATCCAGGTGTTCGGCTGGGCAATCGGGTGATTGTCCATGCGGGCACGGTGATTGGTACGGACGGCTTCGGATATGTCCCGGATGAGGGCGGGAAACTGGTGAAATTCCCGCAGACGGGAACCGTTGTCATTGAAGATGATGTGGAAATCGGCGCGAATGTCACCATCGATCGGGCGGCGCTCTCCGAGACCCGGATTGGCCGGGGAACGAAAATCGACAACATGGTCCAGGTTGGCCATAACGTGAAGATCGGAGAAAATTGCGCTATCGCAGGCCAGGTGGGCATCTCCGGCAGCGCCCGCATCGGCAATGGCGTCCTGGTGGGTGGCCAGGTGGGTATCGCCGACCATGTGGAGGTGGGAGATTTTGCGCGTATAGGAGCCCAGGCGGGCGTCACCAAGAACCTCGAGGGCGGAAAGACATATCTGGATGCACCCGCCACCGAGATTGGAGAGGCGAGAAGAAGGGTCGCAGCCTATCGCCGCCTGCCCGAATTGATGCGCCGGGTGGCGACAATCGAATCTGATCTCAAGAAAGGTGAGCAATGA
- a CDS encoding OmpH family outer membrane protein encodes MARHIAWMFGIFFWASLVLLPGTMSQAEAETKIGIVKVRVVWLRSKAGQRVRDEIEKEKNRMKKDIEQKRESLRAEVQKMRAMQVEIDQKSAIWRESERGRKSQELRQIQRGIARGQDELKRLIQESERDLTERQRAMFAKIVNEVRDVVTEIGKENKYDFIVDSQLGGVVYSSKAVDLTDLVIERYDRKK; translated from the coding sequence ATGGCTCGTCACATCGCCTGGATGTTCGGAATATTTTTTTGGGCCTCGCTTGTACTTTTGCCGGGCACTATGTCCCAGGCGGAGGCCGAGACGAAGATCGGTATTGTGAAGGTGCGAGTGGTATGGCTGCGCTCGAAGGCGGGCCAGCGGGTACGCGACGAGATCGAGAAAGAAAAGAACCGGATGAAAAAAGACATCGAACAAAAACGGGAATCGCTTCGCGCCGAGGTTCAGAAGATGCGCGCGATGCAGGTTGAGATCGATCAGAAGAGCGCGATTTGGCGTGAATCGGAAAGGGGGCGCAAGTCCCAAGAGCTGCGCCAGATACAACGCGGAATTGCCCGCGGCCAGGATGAGCTCAAGCGCTTGATTCAGGAAAGCGAACGCGATCTGACCGAACGCCAAAGGGCAATGTTTGCAAAGATCGTCAATGAAGTGCGGGATGTCGTCACCGAGATCGGCAAAGAGAACAAATACGACTTTATCGTGGACAGCCAGCTGGGCGGTGTTGTTTACTCGAGCAAGGCTGTTGACCTGACGGATTTGGTGATCGAACGGTACGACAGGAAGAAGTAG